From Solanum lycopersicum chromosome 8, SLM_r2.1, the proteins below share one genomic window:
- the LOC101247943 gene encoding uncharacterized protein, protein MYGVEISYQQAWRAKERALELIRGKPADGYRNMPRYIYMLETVYPNSYIRTRKSEYNEFMYLFISLRPTMRGFEFCRPVVVVVDASHLSGDYRGTFVSASTLDGAGCILPLTYIVVATENDCSWTWFFQQFKNAFGEREKMCIVSDRNESIKKGVSIVYPTIPHFACIWHLWKNVCSNFRRSRTILSDLFYSMAKAYRKNDFEKLMAKLDKIDGRVKKYLQDAGYERWARSHATVNRGRMMTSNIAECINGCLVDARQLRIIDFLEEVRILFGSWNCKNREITSYTKETLGRRFEDILVLNASKSSKMKVVASSEFFFQCMKVGLYTLFVLRGKLVHVGDFNMTRYLVHMQ, encoded by the exons CTGATAAGAGGTAAACCTGCTGATGGCTACAGAAACATGCCAAGATACATATATATGCTGGAAACTGTGTATCCAAATTCATATATAAGGACGCGTAAGTCTGAATACAACGAATTTATGTATCTTTTCATATCATTAAGGCCAACGATGAGAGGATTTGAGTTCTGTAGGccagttgttgttgttgttgatgcttCACATCTTAGTGGAGATTATCGAGGTACATTTGTGTCTGCTAGTACACTTGATGGAGCAG GTTGCATATTGCCTTTGACATACATAGTTGTTGCCACAGAAAATGATTGTTCATGGACATGGTTCTTTCAACAATTTAAGAATGCATTTGGTGAGAGGGAAAAAATGTGTATTGTATCTGACAGAAATGAAAGCATAAAGAAAGGTGTGAGTATTGTTTATCCAACTATTCCTCATTTTGCATGCATATGGCACCTCTGGAAAAATGTGTGTTCAAACTTTAGGAGAAGCAGGACCATTCTAAGTGATCTGTTTTATTCAATGGCTAAGGCTTATAGAAagaatgattttgaaaaattgatggCTAAATTGGATAAAATTGATGGAAGAGTAAAAAAGTATCTTCAAGATGCTGGGTATGAAAGATGGGCTAGGTCTCATGCAACAGTGAACCGTGGGAGAATGATGACTTCAAATATAGCTGAATGTATCAATGGTTGCCTTGTTGATGCACGACAACTACGTATTATAGATTTTTTGGAGGAAGTTAGAATTCTATTTGGTTCTTGGAATtgcaaaaatagagaaataactTCTTATACAAAAGAAACATTGGGCAGAAGATTTGAAGATATATTGGTTTTAAACGCatcaaaaagttcaaaaatgaAG gTTGTTGCATCTTCTGAGTTTTTTTTTCAGTGTATGAAGGTGGGATTATATACATTGTTTGTCTTGAGAGGAAAACTTGTTCATGTGGGAGATTTCAACATGACGAGATACCTTGTCCACATGCAATAG